One Brachybacterium aquaticum genomic region harbors:
- a CDS encoding LysE/ArgO family amino acid transporter — translation MPPALHGLLSGLALIVAIGAQNVFVLRQGLRREHVLAVVAVCTLSDMVLIAAGAAGAGAVISGSPLLVTLARWGGAAFLLVYAAGAARRALRGGESLDTAGTPGGSAARDGGLRATVLTALALTWLNPHVYLDTVLLLGTMASTHGTLAWQFALGAMAGSTVWFTALGLGARRLGGVLGSARSWRVLDGAIALVMVLIAVSLLRG, via the coding sequence GTGCCTCCTGCTCTCCACGGCCTCCTCTCCGGTCTCGCCCTGATCGTCGCCATCGGCGCCCAGAACGTCTTCGTGCTCCGTCAGGGGCTGCGGCGCGAGCACGTGCTCGCCGTGGTGGCGGTGTGCACCCTCTCGGACATGGTGCTGATCGCGGCAGGTGCAGCGGGGGCGGGCGCCGTGATCAGCGGCTCGCCGCTGCTCGTGACGCTCGCCCGGTGGGGAGGCGCCGCGTTCCTCCTCGTCTACGCGGCCGGTGCCGCGAGGCGGGCCCTGCGCGGCGGCGAGTCGCTCGATACGGCCGGAACCCCGGGCGGCAGCGCTGCGCGGGATGGCGGACTGCGCGCCACGGTCCTCACCGCGCTGGCGCTGACCTGGCTGAACCCGCACGTCTACCTCGACACGGTGCTGCTGCTGGGCACCATGGCCTCGACCCACGGCACGCTCGCCTGGCAGTTCGCGCTCGGCGCCATGGCGGGCAGCACGGTGTGGTTCACGGCGCTGGGGCTCGGGGCGCGGCGCCTGGGCGGGGTCCTCGGCAGCGCGCGGTCCTGGCGGGTGCTGGACGGGGCGATCGCGCTGGTGATGGTGCTGATCGCGGTGTCGCTGCTGCGCGGTTGA
- a CDS encoding cation:proton antiporter yields the protein MGLEELELVAVLAVLIIVGASYFAGKLGVATPIVLVLLGLGLSLIPGLPPVAPDPELILAVVLPPLLYSAAVNMPVVDFRRDLRTIGALSVVLVLVSAVGTGVLLWWLLPDLGLPAAIAVGAVISPPDAVAATSIGKRLGLPPRLLTILEGEGLVNDATALVLLRTAVAATAGAFSFWQAAGDFAYAVAVAAVIGAVVGMVALRVRSHIDQPALTTAISFVVPFIAYLPAEVAGASGVLSVVAAGLVTGAGGVRRLSVQDRTAERTNWLTIQLLLENGVFLLMGLQLRTLVADVEGAGLSVTTSLWLGLLMVVALTAIRAVFIVPVVLAARKRRSGHEEKARRFEEILEHVTADERLRTHPRGVKIERWLQRHQADARFYAGNGLGWRGGAVLAWTGMRGVVTLAAAQSLPLDFPYRSQLILLAFVVALVTLVLQGGTLPLLIRVLGIRGTTEDTRRRELSLLLGEMSEAAVGQVLDNPDLRRRDGSRFDDEVLEAARRTFARTTTALEADGTADPRAGQVPELAQLLAEVQQDALDEARSLGAYDSRTIGRAQKMLDSRALRRDGL from the coding sequence ATGGGGCTGGAGGAGCTCGAGCTGGTGGCGGTGCTGGCGGTGCTGATCATCGTCGGCGCCTCCTACTTCGCCGGGAAGCTGGGCGTCGCGACCCCCATCGTGCTCGTGCTGCTCGGGCTCGGGCTGAGCCTCATCCCCGGGCTGCCGCCCGTCGCCCCCGACCCCGAGCTGATCCTCGCCGTCGTGCTGCCGCCGCTGCTGTACTCGGCCGCGGTGAACATGCCCGTGGTCGACTTCCGCCGCGACCTGCGCACGATCGGTGCGCTGTCCGTGGTGCTGGTGCTGGTCTCCGCGGTGGGCACCGGCGTGCTGCTGTGGTGGCTGCTGCCGGACCTCGGCCTGCCCGCGGCGATCGCCGTCGGCGCCGTGATCAGCCCGCCCGACGCCGTGGCCGCCACCTCCATCGGCAAGCGCCTGGGCCTGCCGCCGCGGCTTCTGACGATTCTCGAGGGCGAAGGGCTCGTCAACGACGCGACCGCCCTCGTGCTGCTGCGCACCGCCGTCGCTGCGACCGCCGGGGCGTTCTCCTTCTGGCAGGCCGCCGGGGACTTCGCCTATGCGGTCGCGGTCGCCGCCGTGATCGGCGCGGTCGTGGGCATGGTGGCGCTGCGGGTCCGCTCCCACATCGACCAGCCGGCGCTGACCACCGCGATCTCCTTCGTGGTCCCGTTCATCGCCTACCTGCCCGCCGAGGTCGCCGGCGCCTCCGGGGTCCTGTCCGTGGTCGCCGCTGGCCTGGTCACCGGTGCCGGCGGCGTGCGGAGGCTCAGCGTGCAGGACCGCACCGCCGAGCGCACCAACTGGCTGACCATCCAGCTGCTCCTCGAGAACGGGGTGTTCCTGCTGATGGGTCTGCAGCTGCGCACCCTCGTCGCGGACGTCGAAGGGGCGGGCCTGTCGGTCACCACCTCGCTGTGGCTCGGTCTGCTCATGGTCGTCGCGCTCACCGCGATCCGGGCGGTGTTCATCGTCCCGGTGGTGCTCGCCGCCCGGAAGCGGCGCAGCGGGCACGAGGAGAAGGCGCGGCGCTTCGAGGAGATCCTCGAGCACGTCACCGCCGACGAGCGGCTGCGGACCCACCCCCGGGGCGTGAAGATCGAGCGCTGGCTCCAGCGCCACCAGGCCGACGCCCGCTTCTACGCCGGCAACGGCCTGGGCTGGCGCGGCGGCGCCGTGCTCGCCTGGACCGGGATGCGCGGCGTGGTCACCCTCGCCGCCGCCCAGTCCCTGCCGCTGGACTTCCCCTACCGCTCCCAGCTGATCCTGCTCGCCTTCGTCGTCGCCCTGGTCACCCTGGTCCTGCAGGGCGGGACCCTGCCGCTGCTCATCCGCGTGCTCGGCATCCGCGGCACCACCGAGGACACGCGCCGGCGCGAGCTGTCGCTGCTGCTGGGGGAGATGAGCGAGGCGGCCGTGGGACAGGTGCTCGACAACCCCGACCTGCGCCGCCGCGACGGGAGCCGCTTCGACGACGAGGTCCTCGAGGCCGCGCGGCGCACCTTCGCGCGCACCACCACCGCGCTCGAGGCCGACGGGACCGCGGACCCGCGGGCCGGGCAGGTCCCCGAGCTCGCCCAGCTGCTCGCCGAGGTGCAGCAGGACGCCCTGGACGAGGCCCGCTCGCTCGGCGCCTACGACTCCCGGACCATCGGTCGGGCGCAGAAGATGCTCGACTCCCGGGCACTCCGGCGCGACGGACTGTGA
- a CDS encoding siderophore-interacting protein, producing MSTTAAQTASAEVPAERRARRPRPQAVLEVRAKNRLSPRLLRLTLGGEGYDVLHRNDHTDAYVKLLLADPGSGLTPPYDLDALREQSPELLPTRRTYTVRRWHDDRRELDIDVVLHGEDGDHGVAARWADEAQPGDLIAMNGAGGGYTPAADARSHLLIGDHAALPAIAAALEAMDPSARGLALIHLDHEEDVLTLEHPAGLVVRWVLGPREQLLEQVASLDLTDHEGLDVFCHVERGITKQLRRLLVADAGIPREQISISAYWALGRVEDQFQAEKREPIGAIDD from the coding sequence ATGTCGACGACCGCTGCCCAGACCGCCTCCGCCGAGGTCCCCGCCGAGCGCCGCGCGCGCCGACCCCGCCCCCAGGCCGTGCTCGAGGTCCGGGCGAAGAACCGCCTCTCCCCACGCCTGCTGCGCCTGACCCTCGGCGGCGAGGGCTACGACGTCCTGCACCGCAACGACCACACCGACGCCTACGTGAAGCTCCTCCTCGCCGACCCCGGCTCCGGACTCACCCCGCCCTACGACCTCGACGCGCTGCGCGAGCAGAGCCCCGAGCTGCTGCCCACCCGCCGCACCTACACCGTGCGCCGCTGGCACGACGACCGCCGCGAGCTGGACATCGACGTGGTCCTGCACGGCGAGGACGGCGACCACGGCGTGGCCGCCCGCTGGGCCGACGAGGCCCAGCCCGGCGACCTGATCGCCATGAACGGCGCCGGCGGCGGCTACACCCCCGCCGCGGACGCGCGCAGCCACCTCCTGATCGGCGACCACGCCGCCCTGCCCGCGATCGCCGCGGCGCTCGAGGCGATGGACCCCTCCGCCCGCGGCCTCGCCCTCATCCACCTCGACCACGAGGAGGACGTGCTCACCCTCGAGCACCCTGCGGGCCTCGTGGTGCGCTGGGTGCTCGGCCCGCGCGAGCAGCTGCTCGAGCAGGTCGCCTCGCTCGACCTCACCGACCACGAGGGCCTGGACGTGTTCTGCCACGTCGAGCGCGGCATCACCAAGCAGCTGCGCCGCCTGCTGGTCGCCGACGCCGGGATCCCGCGCGAGCAGATCTCCATCTCCGCCTACTGGGCGCTGGGACGGGTGGAGGACCAGTTCCAGGCCGAGAAGCGCGAGCCCATCGGCGCGATCGACGACTGA
- a CDS encoding phytoene desaturase family protein produces MRTSPAPPADAVVVGSGPNGLSAAVTLARAGLAVQVLEAQPTIGGGARTMDLGLGDGLAGGLVHDLCSAVHPLALASPFLSSFDLSARGVRMVAPEASYAHPLDDAPAAIAWRDVERTAEGLGADGPAWRATLGRLAEDQDLVAALALGDKRTLPPELLDPRTLRAVPLFAALLGLQGTPAWRLPFRTERARALLTGVGAHAIGTLPSLALGATAALLGALAHGAGWPIPVGGSQAIIDALVADLRAHGGTVTTGNRVRTWRDVPPARAVLLDTTAPAAADILANRLPPHLQRALRAVPQGNAAAKVDFVLSGPVPWRDAEVGRAGTQHLGGTRAEMVATEAQVAAGHLPERPLTLVSDPTVADPSRSREGLRPLWAYAHVPAGDTTDPTERVTAQIERFAPGFRDVVVASRGIPAAQMVHHNPSLAGGDIALGAVTMARMIARPTALPDPYRLGATGWYLCSAATPPGPGVHSMAGWHAARRVLRREFGIREAPDLAPDVAQDVAPGRSPGHSEMSGRAQRSAGSPAD; encoded by the coding sequence ATGCGCACGTCCCCGGCTCCCCCGGCCGACGCCGTCGTGGTCGGCTCCGGCCCGAACGGCCTCTCCGCCGCGGTCACCCTCGCGCGAGCAGGCCTCGCGGTGCAGGTGCTCGAGGCGCAGCCGACGATCGGCGGCGGTGCCCGCACCATGGACCTGGGCCTGGGTGACGGCCTCGCGGGCGGCCTCGTCCACGACCTCTGCTCCGCGGTGCATCCGCTCGCCCTCGCGAGCCCCTTCCTCAGCTCCTTCGACCTCTCCGCCCGCGGCGTGCGCATGGTCGCCCCGGAGGCGTCCTACGCCCACCCGCTGGACGACGCGCCGGCGGCGATCGCCTGGCGGGATGTCGAACGGACCGCGGAGGGTCTCGGGGCCGACGGACCCGCCTGGCGGGCGACCCTCGGCCGCCTCGCCGAGGACCAGGACCTGGTCGCCGCCCTCGCCCTCGGCGACAAGCGCACCCTCCCACCGGAGCTCCTGGATCCCCGCACCCTGCGCGCCGTTCCCCTGTTCGCCGCCCTGCTCGGCCTGCAGGGCACGCCCGCCTGGCGCCTGCCCTTCCGCACCGAGCGCGCCCGGGCGCTGCTCACCGGCGTCGGCGCCCATGCGATCGGAACCCTGCCCTCGCTCGCGCTCGGCGCGACCGCCGCGCTGTTGGGCGCGCTCGCCCACGGCGCGGGCTGGCCGATCCCCGTCGGCGGCTCGCAGGCGATCATCGACGCCCTGGTCGCGGACCTCCGCGCCCACGGCGGCACCGTCACGACCGGTAACCGCGTGCGCACCTGGCGGGATGTGCCGCCCGCCCGTGCGGTGCTGCTGGACACCACCGCACCCGCCGCCGCGGACATCCTCGCGAACCGCTTGCCTCCCCACCTCCAGCGGGCGCTGCGCGCCGTCCCGCAGGGGAACGCGGCCGCGAAGGTCGACTTCGTCCTGTCCGGTCCCGTCCCCTGGAGGGACGCGGAGGTGGGAAGGGCCGGCACCCAGCACCTCGGCGGCACGCGCGCGGAGATGGTCGCGACCGAGGCGCAGGTCGCGGCCGGGCATCTCCCCGAGCGTCCCCTCACCCTGGTCAGCGACCCGACCGTCGCCGACCCCTCCCGGAGCAGGGAGGGCCTGCGACCGCTGTGGGCCTACGCCCATGTCCCCGCGGGGGACACCACGGACCCCACGGAGCGGGTGACCGCCCAGATCGAACGCTTCGCCCCGGGGTTCCGGGACGTGGTCGTCGCCTCCCGCGGCATCCCTGCCGCGCAGATGGTCCACCACAACCCGTCCCTCGCCGGCGGGGACATCGCCCTCGGGGCGGTGACGATGGCGCGGATGATCGCCCGTCCCACCGCCCTGCCCGATCCCTACCGCCTCGGGGCGACCGGCTGGTACCTGTGCTCGGCGGCGACCCCGCCGGGACCCGGGGTGCACAGCATGGCTGGCTGGCACGCCGCCCGACGCGTGCTGAGGCGGGAGTTCGGGATCCGGGAGGCACCGGACCTCGCCCCGGACGTCGCCCAGGATGTCGCCCCGGGCCGCTCCCCCGGGCACAGCGAAATGAGCGGTCGGGCCCAGCGATCTGCCGGATCTCCCGCCGACTGA
- a CDS encoding DNA-3-methyladenine glycosylase I, whose amino-acid sequence MSELVVGPDGLARPAWASVHEDLRDYYDTEWGMPVRDERGVFERLALEGFQSGLSWATILRRREGFRRAFAGFDPEAVAEFTEGDVERLLQDTGIIRHRGKIEATISNARATLALRDEQGPGWTLADLVWSYRPARTSMPRTMAEVPTTSEESAALAKELKRRGFRFVGPTTVFALMEALGVVDTHLLGSHRRGTSGVWGEDGLPAS is encoded by the coding sequence ATGAGCGAGCTGGTCGTCGGCCCCGACGGGCTGGCCCGTCCCGCCTGGGCGTCGGTCCACGAGGACCTGCGCGACTACTACGACACCGAGTGGGGCATGCCGGTGCGCGACGAGCGCGGCGTGTTCGAGCGCCTCGCGCTCGAGGGCTTCCAGTCCGGGCTCAGCTGGGCGACGATCCTGCGCCGCCGCGAGGGGTTCCGCCGCGCCTTCGCCGGATTCGACCCCGAGGCCGTCGCGGAGTTCACCGAGGGGGACGTCGAGCGGCTCCTGCAGGACACCGGCATCATCCGCCACCGCGGCAAGATCGAGGCCACCATCTCCAACGCCCGCGCCACCCTCGCCCTGAGGGATGAGCAGGGGCCGGGCTGGACCCTCGCCGACCTTGTCTGGTCCTACCGGCCGGCTCGCACATCCATGCCGCGGACCATGGCGGAGGTGCCCACCACCAGCGAGGAGTCGGCGGCGCTCGCGAAGGAGCTGAAGCGTCGAGGCTTCCGCTTCGTCGGCCCCACCACGGTGTTCGCCCTCATGGAGGCGCTCGGCGTGGTCGACACCCACCTGCTCGGCTCCCACCGCCGCGGCACCTCCGGGGTGTGGGGCGAGGACGGGCTGCCCGCGTCCTGA
- a CDS encoding peptide MFS transporter has translation MNSTQPPEPTPTPADLPGGDGAGLATEAADTPEAHNPSGRTFMGQPGPLANLFSVELWERFSFYGMQGILAIYMYFAATDGGLGIDETVALGIVGAYGGSVYLFSILGALVSDRLLGPEKTLFGSAVMIMLGHIALALVPGVPGLALGLLLVGVGSGGLKSTAATLVGSLYSRDDPRRDAGFSIYYMGVNIGGLFGPLVTGFAQQMWGFHLGFGLAAIGMAIGLTQYVLTRKGLPESVHHVPDPLPHAKYPLWAGIAVGTVVLVVVLAATGVLNAQNLATVVSALAIIGAIVIFALLLTSKKLDSDERSRVVSFIPLFIGTAAFFALFQQQFTVITLYSDTRLNRTVLGWEMPISWVQSFNPLFIILLAPVMAALWTKLGTRQPTTPRKFGVGIILMGTAFVLFLPMASVVSVPVLWIALIMLVATVGELWLSPVGLSLATKLAPRSYPVMMMALSNLAVALGTSLSGALAGFYSAENEVGYFGTLGAVTIAIGVVMLLIAGPVSRGMRGVR, from the coding sequence GTGAATTCCACCCAGCCCCCCGAGCCCACCCCCACACCCGCTGATCTGCCCGGCGGCGACGGCGCCGGCCTCGCCACCGAGGCCGCCGACACCCCGGAGGCGCACAACCCCTCCGGCCGCACCTTCATGGGTCAGCCGGGGCCGCTCGCGAACCTGTTCAGCGTCGAGCTGTGGGAGCGCTTCAGCTTCTACGGCATGCAGGGCATCCTCGCGATCTACATGTACTTCGCCGCCACCGACGGCGGTCTGGGGATCGACGAGACCGTGGCGCTGGGCATCGTGGGCGCCTACGGCGGCTCGGTGTACCTCTTCTCGATCCTCGGCGCGCTGGTATCGGACCGCCTGCTCGGCCCGGAGAAGACCCTCTTCGGCAGCGCCGTGATGATCATGCTCGGCCACATCGCGCTCGCGCTGGTGCCGGGCGTGCCCGGACTGGCCCTCGGCCTGCTCCTGGTGGGCGTCGGCTCCGGCGGTCTGAAGTCCACCGCCGCGACTCTCGTCGGCTCGCTGTACAGCCGTGACGACCCGCGGCGCGACGCCGGCTTCTCGATCTACTACATGGGCGTCAACATCGGCGGCCTGTTCGGACCGCTGGTCACCGGCTTCGCCCAGCAGATGTGGGGCTTCCACCTCGGCTTCGGCCTGGCCGCGATCGGCATGGCCATCGGCCTGACCCAGTACGTCCTGACCCGCAAGGGCCTGCCCGAGAGCGTGCACCACGTCCCCGATCCGCTGCCGCACGCCAAGTACCCGCTGTGGGCCGGCATCGCCGTCGGCACCGTCGTGCTCGTGGTCGTCCTCGCCGCCACCGGCGTGCTGAACGCCCAGAACCTCGCGACGGTGGTCTCCGCCCTCGCCATCATCGGCGCGATCGTCATCTTCGCGCTGCTGCTGACCTCGAAGAAGCTCGACTCGGACGAGCGCTCCCGCGTGGTCTCCTTCATCCCGCTGTTCATCGGCACCGCGGCGTTCTTCGCCCTGTTCCAGCAGCAGTTCACCGTGATCACGCTGTACTCGGACACCCGCCTGAACCGCACCGTGCTCGGTTGGGAGATGCCGATCTCGTGGGTGCAGTCCTTCAACCCGCTGTTCATCATCCTGCTCGCCCCGGTGATGGCGGCGCTGTGGACGAAGCTCGGCACCCGCCAGCCCACCACCCCGCGAAAGTTCGGTGTGGGCATCATCCTCATGGGCACCGCGTTCGTGCTGTTCCTGCCCATGGCGTCGGTCGTCTCGGTGCCGGTGTTGTGGATCGCGCTGATCATGCTGGTCGCGACCGTGGGCGAGCTGTGGCTCTCCCCCGTCGGCCTGTCGCTGGCGACGAAGCTCGCCCCGCGCTCCTACCCCGTGATGATGATGGCGCTGTCCAACCTCGCCGTCGCGCTCGGCACCTCGCTGTCCGGTGCGCTCGCGGGCTTCTACTCCGCGGAGAACGAGGTGGGCTACTTCGGCACCCTCGGCGCGGTGACCATCGCCATCGGCGTGGTCATGCTGCTGATCGCGGGTCCCGTCAGCCGCGGCATGCGCGGAGTGCGCTGA
- a CDS encoding O-acetylhomoserine aminocarboxypropyltransferase/cysteine synthase family protein: MSTAGIHAGWSDTDCHRSMTPPIYATSAYSHPDHASLRDLFARRSEGFAYSRSGNPTTRVLEERIAALEGGIDAVAVASGQAATTIALCALAAPGGHVVASSRLYGGTTELLDDTLADFGVTATIVDPWDLEAWEAAFTENTRAALVESIANPGAQLVDLDALSEIAHRFDVPVVVDSTLASPALYRPGDHGADVVVHSATKYLCGHGTTLAGLIVDTGRFDPRRCPERWERLTTPNRRFGVTFADEYAQGRSGLLAFARAKYVTDFGTTLPAASAQQILVGIETLDLRVRKISADAAALAGRLHADPAVAAVHHPSIPGRPDAQIAARDFPHGTSGVFAIDLDGGEEAAAAFCDALSLWSIAVNIGDARSLVCHPATTTHCHLSDAQREACGVGAGTVRLSVGLEDLDDLWADLSRGLQAARTVQEAAAVGAA; encoded by the coding sequence ATGAGCACTGCAGGGATCCACGCGGGGTGGTCGGACACGGACTGCCACCGCTCCATGACCCCGCCGATCTACGCCACCAGCGCCTACTCGCATCCCGACCACGCCTCGCTGCGCGATCTCTTCGCGCGGCGCAGCGAGGGGTTCGCCTACTCCCGCTCCGGGAACCCCACCACCCGGGTGCTCGAGGAGCGGATCGCGGCGCTCGAGGGCGGGATCGACGCGGTCGCCGTCGCCTCCGGCCAGGCCGCCACCACCATCGCCCTGTGCGCGCTCGCCGCGCCGGGCGGCCACGTGGTCGCCTCCTCCCGCCTCTACGGCGGCACCACCGAGCTACTGGACGACACCCTCGCCGACTTCGGGGTCACCGCCACGATCGTGGACCCCTGGGACCTGGAGGCGTGGGAGGCGGCGTTCACCGAGAACACCCGCGCCGCGCTCGTCGAGTCGATCGCGAACCCCGGCGCGCAGCTCGTGGACCTCGACGCGCTCTCCGAGATCGCGCACCGGTTCGACGTGCCCGTCGTCGTCGACTCCACCCTCGCCAGCCCCGCCCTGTACCGCCCCGGCGACCACGGCGCGGACGTGGTGGTCCACTCAGCGACCAAGTACCTGTGCGGGCACGGCACCACACTGGCCGGGCTGATCGTCGACACCGGCCGCTTCGACCCGCGCCGATGTCCCGAGCGGTGGGAGCGCCTGACCACCCCGAACCGCCGCTTCGGCGTCACCTTCGCCGACGAGTACGCGCAGGGCCGCTCGGGTCTGCTCGCCTTCGCCCGCGCCAAGTACGTCACCGACTTCGGCACCACCCTGCCCGCTGCGAGCGCCCAGCAGATCCTCGTGGGCATCGAGACCCTCGACCTGCGCGTGCGCAAGATCAGCGCCGACGCCGCCGCGCTCGCCGGCCGCCTCCACGCCGACCCCGCGGTCGCCGCCGTGCACCATCCCTCGATCCCGGGACGCCCCGACGCGCAGATCGCCGCACGGGACTTCCCGCACGGCACCTCCGGCGTGTTCGCCATCGACCTCGACGGCGGGGAGGAGGCCGCCGCGGCCTTCTGCGACGCGCTCTCGCTGTGGTCGATCGCGGTGAACATCGGCGATGCCCGCTCGCTCGTGTGCCATCCCGCGACCACCACCCACTGCCATCTCAGCGACGCCCAGCGCGAGGCCTGCGGCGTCGGCGCCGGGACGGTGCGGCTCAGCGTGGGCCTCGAGGACCTCGACGACCTCTGGGCGGACCTCTCCCGCGGGCTCCAGGCGGCGCGGACGGTGCAGGAGGCGGCGGCGGTCGGCGCCGCCTGA
- a CDS encoding ArgP/LysG family DNA-binding transcriptional regulator, with the protein MDVDPLSARVLAAVAEHGTLDAAARSLHITPSAVSQRLKQLEQQVGRRLLIRSRPVRLTPEGRAVVRFAQRQQLLEHELRADLGLAQDHAGARLTIAVNSDSLATWFLRAVAEVTAEHPVQIELLREDQDGTARLLGEGEAVAAVTSAAQPPAGCSSTALGQLSYRAMAAPAWWERWAGDGAQDGRTPSADVLARAPRIDFDRTDVLQAQWLRGRGVDPAAAPVHHVPSTHELAVAVELGMGWAMLLEDQARELEGRGAAIGLGGPAVVTPLYWQAVRTPSTLLDALTEAVVAAGRRELAAAALS; encoded by the coding sequence ATGGACGTCGATCCCCTCTCCGCCCGGGTGCTCGCCGCCGTCGCCGAGCACGGCACCCTCGACGCCGCCGCCAGGAGCCTGCACATCACCCCGTCGGCCGTGAGCCAGCGCCTGAAGCAGCTCGAGCAGCAGGTGGGGCGTCGGCTGCTGATCCGCTCCCGACCTGTGCGCCTGACCCCGGAGGGGAGGGCCGTGGTCCGCTTCGCCCAGCGCCAGCAGCTGCTCGAGCACGAGCTGCGCGCCGACCTCGGCCTCGCGCAGGACCACGCAGGGGCGAGGCTGACGATCGCCGTGAACTCCGACTCGCTGGCGACCTGGTTCCTGCGGGCAGTCGCCGAGGTGACCGCGGAGCACCCCGTGCAGATCGAGCTGCTTCGCGAGGACCAGGACGGCACCGCCCGGCTGCTCGGCGAGGGCGAGGCGGTCGCAGCCGTGACCAGCGCCGCGCAGCCGCCCGCGGGCTGCAGCTCCACGGCGCTCGGGCAGCTGAGCTACCGGGCCATGGCCGCCCCCGCCTGGTGGGAGCGCTGGGCGGGCGACGGAGCGCAGGACGGGCGGACCCCGTCGGCCGACGTGCTCGCCCGCGCGCCGCGGATCGACTTCGACCGCACCGACGTGCTGCAGGCGCAGTGGCTGCGCGGGCGGGGCGTCGACCCTGCCGCCGCGCCTGTCCACCACGTCCCCTCCACGCATGAGCTCGCCGTCGCGGTCGAGCTCGGGATGGGCTGGGCGATGCTGCTCGAGGACCAGGCCCGGGAGCTCGAGGGGCGCGGCGCCGCGATCGGGCTCGGCGGCCCCGCGGTGGTCACGCCGCTGTACTGGCAGGCGGTGCGCACGCCTTCGACGCTGCTGGACGCGCTGACGGAGGCCGTGGTCGCCGCGGGGCGGCGGGAGCTCGCTGCCGCGGCACTCTCGTGA
- a CDS encoding FAD-dependent oxidoreductase, protein METLDAVVIGAGQAGLSAAYHLQRRGITNAVVLDAEDGPGGAWRHRWDSLTMATVNGIRELPGMPVVEAADSEPSNIAVPAYFADFEDRFGIEVRRPVRVTLVEDDPSWVAPDGEAPDGEAADGGVLGRPLLVHSVGGDGERLPVLRTRAVLNATGTWTRPFRPAYPGAASFRGRQLHTADYVSADEFTGQRVAVIGGGISALGHLQEIAEVGETFWYTRRQPDFQDRPFTEEEGREAVAGVWERVRAGLPVRSVVSATGLSWTPALREAQRRGILERRPMFTEITPEGVIEADGTLRELDVLLWATGFRHELRHLRPLALHSDQGGIVIDGTAASVDPRIHLLGYGPSASTIGANRAGRAAVNRLVKDLCPALDRERVPA, encoded by the coding sequence ATGGAGACTCTCGACGCGGTCGTGATCGGGGCCGGGCAGGCCGGCCTCTCGGCGGCCTACCACCTGCAGCGCCGCGGCATCACGAACGCCGTGGTGCTCGATGCCGAGGACGGCCCCGGCGGAGCCTGGCGCCACCGCTGGGACAGCCTCACCATGGCCACCGTCAACGGGATCCGTGAGCTGCCGGGCATGCCCGTGGTCGAGGCCGCGGACTCCGAGCCCTCCAACATCGCCGTCCCCGCCTACTTCGCCGACTTCGAGGACCGTTTCGGGATCGAGGTGCGCCGCCCGGTGCGGGTCACCCTTGTCGAGGACGATCCCTCCTGGGTGGCGCCCGACGGGGAGGCGCCCGACGGGGAGGCGGCCGACGGGGGAGTGCTGGGCCGGCCGCTGCTGGTCCATTCCGTCGGCGGGGACGGCGAACGGCTGCCCGTTCTGCGCACCCGCGCGGTGCTGAACGCGACCGGCACCTGGACCCGCCCCTTCCGTCCCGCCTACCCGGGCGCCGCCTCGTTCCGCGGCCGCCAGCTGCACACCGCCGACTACGTCTCCGCCGACGAGTTCACCGGGCAGCGGGTGGCCGTGATCGGCGGCGGGATCAGCGCGCTCGGCCACCTGCAGGAGATCGCCGAGGTGGGGGAGACCTTCTGGTACACCCGGCGGCAGCCGGACTTCCAGGACCGGCCCTTCACCGAGGAGGAGGGCCGTGAGGCCGTCGCCGGGGTGTGGGAGCGGGTGCGTGCTGGACTGCCCGTGCGCAGCGTCGTCTCCGCGACGGGCCTGTCCTGGACCCCGGCGCTGCGGGAGGCGCAGCGGCGGGGGATCCTCGAGCGTCGGCCGATGTTCACCGAGATCACCCCGGAGGGCGTGATCGAGGCCGACGGGACCCTGCGGGAGCTGGACGTGCTGCTGTGGGCGACCGGGTTCCGCCACGAGCTGCGCCACCTGCGCCCCCTCGCCCTGCACAGCGACCAGGGGGGGATCGTCATCGACGGCACCGCCGCCTCCGTCGACCCCCGCATCCATCTGCTCGGCTACGGGCCGAGCGCCTCGACCATCGGTGCGAACCGCGCCGGTCGCGCGGCGGTGAACCGGCTGGTGAAGGATCTATGCCCTGCTCTCGACCGGGAGCGCGTCCCGGCCTAG